One segment of Ipomoea triloba cultivar NCNSP0323 chromosome 12, ASM357664v1 DNA contains the following:
- the LOC115998911 gene encoding plant-specific TFIIB-related protein 1 translates to MRCPYCAATQGRCAATSTGRSITECGSCGRVVEERHTHPHHIFHLRAHDSPLCLVTSDLPTLPVSSAASANDGDDEDPFEPTGFITAFSTWSLEHYPLFAQSSLSFAGHLAELERVLETTSSSSNPSSPSVVVDNLRAYLQIIDVASILGLEYDISDHAFQLFRDCSSATCLRNRSVEALATAALVQAIREAQEPRTLQEISLAANLPQKEIGKYIKILGEALQLSQPINSNSISVHMPRFCTLLQLNKSAQELATHIGEVVMNKCFCTRRNPISISAAAIYLACQLEDKRKTQAEICKVTGLTEVTLRKVYKELLENWDDLLPSNYNPAVPPEKAFPTATIASGRTSNSRADIVEATSSERDKPGEAKMTKPMDGITISHLASQADTDRKDNIHASQNTMSWPPSLPKGPLGSSNERKTAAEKNQNVAHAMEIDSQHKTPEDIKVETNTRVTSSSARPYFSSGAVPVSWPFQSPASSRFPPSSQFLQPPKHNITDKGAIKQDENDKGN, encoded by the exons ATGCGGTGCCCGTATTGCGCGGCGACACAGGGGCGGTGCGCCGCCACATCCACCGGCCGCTCAATCACAGAGTGCGGCTCCTGCGGCCGTGTGGTGGAGGAGCGTCACACACACCCCCACCACATATTCCACCTACGCGCCCACGACTCTCCTCTCTGCCTCGTCACCTCCGACCTCCCCACCCTCCCCGTATCCTCCGCCGCCTCCGCCAACGACGGCGACGACGAGGACCCGTTCGAGCCCACTGGCTTCATCACCGCCTTCTCCACTTGGTCACTCGAACACTACCCGCTGTTCGCCCAATCCTCCCTCTCTTTCGCCGGCCATCTCGCCGAGCTAGAGCGCGTGCTCGAAACCACGTCCTCGTCTTCCAATCCGTCTAGCCCCTCCGTCGTGGTGGACAATCTTAGGGCTTATTTGCAGATTATCGACGTCGCTTCAATTCTAGGGCTCGAATACGATATTTCCGACCACGCGTTTCAGCTCTTCCGGGACTGCTCTTCCGCCACGTGCTTGAGGAATCGCAGCGTTGAAGCCCTCGCCACTGCTGCTCTTGTTCAAGCTATCAGGGAAGCTCAAGAGCCTAGAACTCTCCAG GAAATATCACTTGCTGCCAATTTACCTCAAAAGGAAATTGGGAAGTATATCAAGATCCTTGGAGAAGCTCTGCAGTTAAGTCAACCGATTAATAGTAATTCTATATCAGTTCATATGCCGAGATTTTGTACACTTCTCCAGCTGAATAAATCTGCTCAG GAGCTGGCAACTCACATTGGTGAGGTGGTGATGAATAAATGCTTCTGCACTCGCAGAAACCCGATTAGCATATCTGCTGCGGCAATATACTTGGCTTGCCAACTGGAAGACAAACGGAAGACTCAGGCTGAAATCTGTAAGGTAACAGGACTCACCGAGGTCACTCTTCGGAAAGTGTACAAGGAACTCTTGGAAAACTGGGATGATCTGCTACCATCAAATTATAATCCAGCTGTCCCTCCCGAGAAAGCTTTCCCGACAGCTACTATTGCATCAGGCCGCACTTCGAACTCAAGAGCTGACATTGTTGAAGCAACTTCTTCTGAGAGGGACAAGCCGGGTGAAGCTAAGATGACCAAACCAATGGATGGGATAACTATATCCCACCTGGCCAGTCAGGCAGATACTGACCGAAAAGATAATATTCATGCCTCACAAAACACAATGTCTTGGCCACCATCATTGCCAAAAGGTCCACTTGGTAGTAGTAATGAGAGGAAGACAGCTGCCGAGAAAAATCAAAATGTGGCTCATGCAATGGAGATTGATTCACAACACAAAACTCCAGAGGATATTAAAGTAGAGACAAACACAAGGGTCACTTCCAGTAGCGCAAGACCATACTTCTCTTCTGGTGCAGTTCCAGTGTCTTGGCCATTTCAGTCGCCGGCTTCATCAAGGTTTCCCCCCTCGTCTCAATTCTTGCAGCCACCAAAGCATAACATTACAgataaaggagcaattaagcAAGACGAAAACGACAAAGGCAATTAA
- the LOC115999097 gene encoding zinc finger protein GAI-ASSOCIATED FACTOR 1-like has product MRTDADKNDTPGSGEASVSSSENQAAPPPSKKKRNLPGMPDPDAEVIALSPKTLLATNRFVCEICNKGFQRDQNLQLHRRGHNLPWKLRQRSSKEVKKRVYVCPEPTCVHHDPSRALGDLTGIKKHFCRKHGEKKWKCEKCSKKYAVQSDLKAHSKICGTKEYRCDCGTLFSRRDSFITHRAFCDVLAEESAKAQEEVVVAPSCEEEPKAASPPPPPQSPPAQQPSPPPPPPPPPVVPPATTIISSVPTVKTPELPGNTNANPNPNPNSSGSMPKQVVEETTVITSLTGSCSSSSSSSSKVSGSVFASLFASSTAPGSLQPQTSGFTDLFRPMATERVPEIGPPLSTEPISLCLAMSHGSSIFGQERRQYAPAPQPAMSATALLQKAAQMGAASSNSSLLRGLDIMSSTTSSSNPDHEFRRRQLIDTDGASLAAGLGLGLPCDGGSGLKELMLGTPSVFGPKYPTLDLLGLGMAVNGTPTSGLSALMTSIGGNLDIAGSFGSSDFTGKDTGRSS; this is encoded by the exons ATGCGGACTGACGCCGATAAGAACGACACCCCCGGCTCCGGCGAAGCCAGCGTTTCTTCCTCCGAGAACCAAGCCGCGCCGCCGCCGAGCAAGAAAAAACGAAATCTCCCCGGAATGCCag ATCCTGATGCGGAGGTTATTGCGTTATCGCCTAAGACTCTATTAGCTACGAACAGATTTGTGTGCGAAATCTGCAACAAAGGGTTTCAGAGAGACCAGAATTTGCAGCTTCACAGAAGGGGTCACAATCTGCCGTGGAAGCTAAGGCAAAGGTCGAGCAAAGAGGTGAAGAAACGAGTTTATGTGTGCCCGGAGCCGACATGCGTTCATCACGATCCTTCAAGAGCTCTGGGCGATCTCACCGGAATCAAGAAACATTTCTGCCGGAAACACGGCGAGAAGAAATGGAAATGCGAAAAGTGCTCCAAGAAGTATGCGGTTCAGTCTGATTTGAAGGCCCATTCCAAAATCTGTGGCACCAAAGAGTATAGATGTGATTGTGGGACTCTTTTCTCAAG GCGTGATAGCTTCATTACACATAGGGCTTTTTGTGATGTATTAGCAGAGGAGAGTGCTAAAGCACAGGAAGAAGTTGTGGTGGCTCCAAGTTGTGAGGAGGAGCCTAAGGCTGCATCACCGCCACCGCCGCCACAGTCGCCACCGGCCCAACAACCttcaccgccaccaccaccgccgCCACCACCGGTTGTTCCTCCGGCCACCACCATCATATCCTCTGTTCCAACTGTCAAAACTCCAG AGTTACCGGGGAATACGAATGcaaatccaaatccaaatccaaattCAAGTGGATCGATGCCTAAACAAGTAGTAGAAGAAACGACTGTGATAACGAGCTTAACTGGGAGCTGTAGCAGTAGTAGCAGCTCGAGCAGTAAAGTGAGTGGCAGTGTATTCGCGAGCTTGTTTGCTTCATCAACTGCCCCGGGGAGTTTGCAACCTCAAACGTCGGGATTTACTGACTTATTTCGACCCATGGCTACTGAAAGGGTGCCCGAAATAGGCCCCCCTTTGTCTACAGAACCGATATCTCTCTGCCTTGCCATGAGCCACGGTTCTTCGATTTTTGGTCAAGAACGAAGGCAGTATGCTCCCGCGCCCCAACCAGCTATGTCTGCAACAGCGTTGCTACAAAAGGCTGCTCAGATGGGTGCAGCCTCGTCAAATTCCTCGTTGTTGAGGGGCCTAGATATTATGTCCTCTACAACATCATCTTCTAACCCCGACCATGAGTTCAGAAGGAGGCAACTTATCGACACCGATGGTGCTTCGTTGGCAGCAGGCCTCGGGCTTGGACTTCCATGCGACGGGGGTTCTGGCCTAAAAGAACTAATGCTGGGAACCCCATCCGTTTTTGGTCCCAAGTATCCTACCCTCGACCTTCTCGGGTTAGGAATGGCGGTTAATGGCACCCCAACATCCGGTTTATCCGCTCTAATGACTTCGATTGGTGGAAACCTCGACATAGCAGGATCATTTGGGAGCAGCGATTTCACTGGCAAGGACACCGGGAGAAGCTCATAG
- the LOC115997886 gene encoding uncharacterized protein LOC115997886, translating to MRKLCPNFDREDGLETILEVPIPDEMFASMGNNVAVRWQTLSTWMKAQTSDKWSSPVIVARYNEMSFLLYTVGSPLIPVQVHLDPSVNRPVKHTSIEASTAKYILTQYIAATGGQAAINAVKSMCIIGHIKIGTSDFHQGDQNVKARTNEERGGFVLWQKNPDLWCLELLISGCKVISGSNGKTVWRQSSNQQRPISKGSPRPLRRFLQGLDPRSIANLFIDAVCIGEKIINDEDCFILKLDTPQSALEAQSAQNYETIHHTIWGYFSQRSGLLVKFEDSRLLTVKSARDDDGVFWETSNESVIEEYKYVDGVNIAHGGRTSVTVFRYGEQSANHKRELQETWKIEEVDFNVDGLNQEFFMPPTDFSKD from the exons ATGAGGAAATTGTGTCCGAATTTCGACAGGGAAGATGGGCTGGAGACGATCCTGGAGGTGCCGATTCCGGACGAGATGTTTGCGAGCATGGGCAACAACGTCGCCGTCCGGTGGCAAACCTTGTCGACGTGGATGAAGGCTCAGACTTCCGACAAGTGGTCGTCGCCGGTCATCGTCGCCCGGTACAATGAGATGAGCTTCCTCCTCTACACCGTCGGATCTCCCTTGATCCCCGTCCAAGTTCACTTGGACCCCTCCGTTAACCGCCCTGTCAAACATACCTCCATT GAAGCGTCGACGGCGAAGTACATACTAACACAATACATAGCGGCCACGGGAGGACAGGCGGCGATAAACGCAGTGAAAAGCATGTGCATTATAGGGCACATAAAGATTGGGACATCCGATTTTCATCAGGGCGACCAAAACGTGAAGGCGAGGACGAACGAGGAGAGGGGCGGGTTCGTGCTTTGGCAGAAGAATCCTGATCTCTGGTGCCTTGAGTTGCTCATCTCAGGCTGCAAGGTCATCTCTGGGAGCAATGGCAAGACTGTATGGAGGCAATCCTCAAATCAACAGAGACCCATCAGTAAGGGCTCTCCCAGACCCCTCCGTAGATTCTTGCAG GGGCTTGATCCGAGATCCATAGCCAACCTGTTCATAGACGCAGTGTGCATAGGGGAGAAGATCATAAACGACGAAGACTGCTTCATCCTGAAGCTGGACACCCCACAGTCTGCTCTGGAAGCACAGAGTGCCCAAAACTACGAAACAATCCACCACACCATCTGGGGATACTTCAGCCAGAGATCAGGGCTTTTGGTGAAGTTCGAAGATTCCAGGCTTCTGACTGTGAAATCCGCCAGAGACGACGACGGAGTGTTCTGGGAAACCAGCAATGAATCTGTGATCGAAGAGTACAAGTATGTGGATGGTGTTAATATCGCCCACGGTGGGAGGACTTCTGTCACGGTTTTCAGATATGGAGAGCAATCGGCAAACCACAAGAGGGAGCTCCAAGAAACCTGGAAAATTGAAGAGGTTGACTTTAATGTTGATGGTTTGAATCAAGAGTTCTTCATGCCACCAACAGACTTTAGCAAAGATTGA
- the LOC115997887 gene encoding uncharacterized protein LOC115997887, with protein MKDDDALPISTPTSFSASSATTTGHSRKESSQSVLFGRGRYKFWALAAILLLAFWSMFTGTVTLRWSAGNLNRFSDDFDIPLHEDLDVLEMEEREKMVKHMWDVYTNSRRIRLPKFWQQAFEAAYEDLTSDEPEVREAAISEIAKMSIRSIHFESPPVHTLAIRELSKANRVQENDLSKE; from the exons ATGAAGGATGATGACGCGCTGCCGATATCAACTCCGACGTCGTTTTCGGCATCATCCGCCACTACTACCGGCCATTCGAGGAAGGAGAGTTCCCAGTCGGTTCTCTTCGGCCGAGGCCGGTACAAGTTCTGGGCGTTGGCAGCTATTCTACTGCTCGCCTTCTGGTCCATGTTCACCGGCACTGTCACTCTCCGGTGGTCCGCCGGAAACCTCAACCGTTTCTCCGACGACTTCGATATTCCGCTGCACGAAGATCTCGACGTCCTC GAaatggaggagagagagaagaTGGTGAAGCATATGTGGGATGTGTACACTAACAGCCGTCGGATCAGATTGCCTAAGTTCTGGCAGCAGGCCTTCGAGGCGGCCTACGAGGACTTAACCAGTGATGAGCCTGAGGTGCGAGAGGCTGCCATTTCCGAGATCGCTAAAATGTCTATTCGCTCCATCCATTTTGAGAGCCCACCCGTTCACACGTTG GCAATTCGGGAGTTGTCTAAAGCAAACAGAGTTCAAGAAAATGATCTGAGCAAGGAGTAA